One genomic segment of Balneolaceae bacterium includes these proteins:
- a CDS encoding rhodanese-like domain-containing protein produces the protein MSQDIDINPEDFKDKMEQDRGVIIDVRTRGEYKEGHLSETDLQHDYMNGEFQQQLESLDKDKTYYLYCRTGNRSGKAARIMKMQGFENVYNVGGFKDLAKAGFETEK, from the coding sequence ATGAGTCAGGATATTGATATCAACCCTGAAGATTTTAAAGATAAGATGGAACAAGACCGTGGAGTAATTATTGATGTCCGCACCCGCGGCGAATATAAAGAGGGGCATTTATCAGAAACTGATCTCCAGCATGATTATATGAATGGTGAATTTCAGCAGCAGTTGGAATCACTGGATAAAGATAAAACCTATTATCTCTACTGTCGCACAGGAAATCGAAGTGGCAAAGCCGCCCGGATTATGAAGATGCAGGGTTTTGAAAATGTGTACAACGTGGGTGGATTTAAAGATCTTGCAAAAGCTGGTTTTGAAACGGAGAAGTAG